In Corynebacterium endometrii, one DNA window encodes the following:
- the hpt gene encoding hypoxanthine phosphoribosyltransferase, whose protein sequence is MHDKKNFDVPANRYGNDIEAILISEDELNSRIQELADKASEHYKDTEQDLIIICVLKGAVYFVTDFARKLSIPSEVEFMAVSSYGNSTTSSGVVRILKDLDREIEGRDVLIVEDIIDSGLTLSWLMRNLRNRNPRSLEVITLLRKPEVVKADIDLLEVGFDIPNEFVIGYGLDYAERYRDLPYVGTLHPDVYSNN, encoded by the coding sequence TTGCACGATAAGAAGAACTTTGACGTTCCCGCCAACCGCTACGGGAATGACATTGAAGCCATCCTCATCTCCGAAGATGAGTTGAACTCCCGCATCCAGGAGCTGGCTGACAAGGCTTCGGAGCACTACAAGGACACCGAGCAGGATCTGATCATCATCTGCGTGCTCAAGGGTGCCGTGTACTTCGTGACCGACTTTGCGCGCAAGCTGTCCATCCCGTCCGAGGTGGAGTTCATGGCCGTGTCCTCCTACGGCAACTCCACCACGTCCTCCGGCGTGGTGCGCATCCTAAAGGACCTGGACCGTGAGATTGAGGGCCGCGACGTCCTCATCGTGGAGGACATCATCGACTCCGGTTTGACCCTTTCGTGGTTGATGCGCAACCTGCGCAACCGTAATCCTCGTTCGCTGGAAGTGATCACCTTGCTGCGCAAGCCCGAGGTGGTAAAAGCGGACATTGACCTGCTAGAAGTGGGCTTTGACATCCCCAATGAGTTTGTCATTGGATACGGTCTTGACTATGCGGAGCGCTACCGGGACCTGCCATACGTGGGCACCCTTCACCCGGATGTCTATAGCAACAACTAG
- the tilS gene encoding tRNA lysidine(34) synthetase TilS: protein MVYPFWPRTSPHFLACRVAVRPYLNGQPVTVGLSGGADSLALCAALSAEGAEVEALVVDHGLQEGSDAVANAAAATARALGATARVISVEVPARGSMEAAARRVRYAALRDAAAGREVFIAHTADDAGETLLLSALRGQAAGLAPRAVIEGAAVVRPLLGVRRADTAGACAELGLEPWRDPHNERVDFLRVALRKEVIPRLGELIGGDAVPALAQAAGKLVEDNAALQPGAVSDDCAVLAGMEPAVRRRAIGLWLRGHGVLVTTAAVEAIAALCTSWRGQGPVAVSAEDPTARQGRVQVRRVDGHLRIEGA, encoded by the coding sequence ATGGTTTACCCCTTTTGGCCCAGGACCAGCCCGCACTTTTTGGCCTGCCGCGTGGCGGTGCGCCCCTACCTGAACGGCCAACCCGTCACCGTGGGGCTTTCCGGCGGCGCGGACTCGCTGGCCCTGTGCGCGGCGCTTAGCGCGGAGGGCGCCGAGGTGGAGGCGTTGGTGGTGGATCACGGCCTGCAGGAGGGCTCGGACGCGGTGGCGAACGCCGCGGCGGCCACCGCCCGCGCGCTGGGGGCCACCGCCCGCGTGATTTCCGTGGAGGTGCCTGCACGCGGCTCCATGGAGGCCGCCGCGCGCCGGGTCCGCTACGCCGCCTTGCGGGATGCGGCCGCGGGCAGGGAGGTCTTCATCGCCCACACCGCCGACGACGCCGGCGAGACCCTCCTGCTCAGCGCGCTGCGCGGGCAGGCGGCGGGCCTGGCCCCGCGGGCCGTAATCGAGGGTGCCGCCGTGGTGCGCCCGCTGCTGGGGGTGCGCCGGGCGGATACCGCAGGGGCGTGCGCGGAGCTGGGCTTGGAACCGTGGCGGGACCCGCACAACGAACGCGTGGACTTCCTGCGCGTGGCCCTGCGCAAGGAGGTCATCCCGCGGCTGGGGGAGCTCATTGGCGGCGACGCGGTCCCGGCGCTCGCGCAGGCGGCGGGCAAGCTGGTCGAGGACAACGCGGCCCTGCAGCCCGGCGCCGTCAGCGATGATTGCGCGGTGCTGGCGGGGATGGAGCCGGCGGTCCGGCGCCGCGCGATTGGCCTGTGGCTGCGCGGCCACGGCGTGCTGGTGACCACGGCGGCGGTGGAGGCCATCGCCGCGCTGTGCACCTCGTGGCGGGGCCAGGGGCCGGTGGCCGTCTCCGCGGAGGACCCCACCGCCCGGCAGGGGCGGGTACAGGTACGCCGGGTGGACGGACACCTTCGCATCGAAGGGGCGTGA
- the ftsH gene encoding ATP-dependent zinc metalloprotease FtsH, which translates to MKNKNILRYGGIAALVLIALYAFTFFSDDSRSFQRVDTSVALEQLTDRNVAEAQIDDREQQVRLQLREPITVEEQEGVEEVIAKYPARASEQIFNAVKDSGADKYQTNVTQESFLASMLGFLLPMLIVFALLFFFMSRMQQGAGGMFGIGGSRAKELTKDMPTNTFADVAGADEAVEELHEIKDFLEDPTRYHELGAKIPRGVLLYGPPGTGKTLLARAVAGEAGVPFFSISGSDFVEMFVGVGASRVRDLFKQAKENSPCIIFVDEIDAVGRQRGSGMGGGHDEREQTLNQLLVEMDGFGDREGVILIAATNRPDILDPALLRPGRFDRQIPVTNPDLAGREQILKVHSKDKPLGKDVDVTQLAKRTAGMSGADLANVLNEAALLTARIGGNVITADALEEATDRVVGGPRRQSKVISEHEKKVTAYHEGGHTLAAWALKDIERVYKVTILARGRTGGHAMTAQEDDKGMYTRDELFARLVFAMGGRAAEELVFGAPTTGASSDIENATKIARAMLTEYGFSPDLGTVKYGQEQGDPFGHGGGGGGVIEMSDAVAARIDEQLHYLLNSAHQQAYDILADNRDYLDKLATELLEKETLRRPDLEAIFDGIEPRESFDVFPNEDERFPRQAGREPVKTPIELAKERGEELPKRMTLLDATRAARARREEAERTGKPLPAGEEIGFNFGQHAGDYVGDAKPAAEPAEPTPREDKTQENQELANAWRTPQTPGNETESAPQLETPAAPGQPAEVDPSVESERAGEGYSDAAAPEASREYRTEGSAPSQAPADQTSRGASAQDAENTQEIPRVTGEVRGRHHKPEPSSNDWAPPISGDTSKNPYAAHPGWDRYGDGTDAKKDGNAHD; encoded by the coding sequence ATGAAGAACAAAAACATCCTCCGCTACGGCGGCATCGCCGCCCTTGTCCTGATCGCCCTCTACGCGTTTACCTTCTTTTCGGATGATTCCCGCTCCTTCCAGCGGGTGGACACGTCCGTTGCCTTGGAGCAGCTGACTGACCGCAACGTCGCAGAGGCGCAGATTGATGATCGCGAGCAGCAGGTGCGCCTGCAGCTGCGTGAGCCCATCACGGTTGAGGAGCAGGAAGGCGTTGAAGAGGTCATCGCCAAATACCCTGCCCGCGCCTCCGAGCAGATCTTCAACGCGGTTAAGGATTCCGGCGCGGATAAGTACCAGACCAACGTGACCCAGGAGTCCTTCCTGGCGTCCATGCTGGGCTTCCTGCTGCCGATGCTCATCGTCTTCGCCCTGCTGTTCTTCTTCATGTCCCGCATGCAGCAGGGCGCCGGCGGAATGTTTGGCATCGGCGGTTCCCGCGCCAAGGAACTGACCAAGGACATGCCAACCAACACGTTCGCGGACGTGGCCGGCGCGGATGAGGCGGTGGAGGAACTCCACGAGATTAAGGACTTCCTAGAGGATCCAACCCGCTACCACGAGCTGGGCGCCAAGATCCCGCGCGGCGTGCTGCTCTACGGTCCTCCGGGCACCGGTAAGACCCTGCTGGCTCGCGCGGTCGCCGGCGAGGCGGGCGTGCCGTTCTTCTCCATCTCCGGCTCTGACTTCGTTGAGATGTTCGTGGGCGTGGGCGCCTCCCGCGTGCGTGACCTGTTCAAGCAGGCCAAGGAAAACAGCCCGTGCATCATCTTTGTCGATGAGATTGACGCCGTGGGCCGCCAGCGCGGCTCCGGCATGGGCGGCGGCCACGATGAGCGTGAGCAGACCCTCAACCAGCTGCTCGTGGAGATGGACGGCTTCGGTGACCGCGAGGGCGTTATCCTCATCGCCGCCACCAACCGGCCTGACATCCTGGATCCGGCGCTGCTGCGCCCCGGCCGCTTCGACCGCCAGATCCCGGTGACCAACCCCGATCTGGCCGGCCGCGAGCAAATCCTTAAGGTCCACTCCAAGGACAAGCCGCTGGGCAAGGACGTCGACGTGACCCAGCTGGCCAAGCGCACCGCCGGCATGTCCGGCGCCGACCTGGCCAACGTGCTCAACGAGGCCGCGCTGCTGACCGCGCGCATCGGCGGCAACGTGATTACCGCGGACGCGCTGGAAGAAGCCACAGACCGCGTGGTTGGCGGCCCGCGCCGCCAGTCCAAGGTGATCTCCGAGCATGAAAAGAAGGTCACGGCCTACCACGAGGGCGGCCACACTCTCGCCGCATGGGCGCTCAAAGACATCGAGCGCGTCTACAAGGTGACCATCCTGGCCCGCGGCCGCACCGGCGGCCACGCCATGACCGCCCAGGAAGATGACAAGGGCATGTACACCCGCGACGAGCTCTTTGCCCGCCTGGTATTCGCCATGGGCGGACGCGCCGCGGAGGAACTGGTCTTCGGCGCGCCCACCACCGGCGCTTCATCAGACATTGAAAACGCCACCAAGATAGCCCGCGCCATGCTCACCGAATACGGCTTTAGCCCAGACCTGGGGACCGTCAAGTACGGCCAGGAGCAGGGCGATCCGTTCGGCCACGGCGGTGGCGGCGGTGGCGTCATTGAGATGTCTGACGCCGTGGCCGCGCGCATCGATGAGCAGCTTCACTACCTGCTCAACTCCGCCCATCAGCAGGCCTATGACATCCTGGCGGACAACCGTGACTACCTGGACAAGCTGGCCACCGAGCTGCTTGAGAAGGAGACCCTGCGCCGCCCGGACCTTGAGGCCATCTTTGACGGCATCGAGCCGCGCGAGTCCTTTGACGTCTTCCCCAATGAGGATGAGCGCTTCCCGCGCCAGGCCGGCCGCGAACCGGTCAAGACGCCCATCGAGCTGGCCAAGGAGCGCGGCGAGGAACTGCCTAAGCGCATGACCTTGCTGGACGCCACGCGCGCCGCGCGCGCCCGCCGCGAGGAGGCGGAGCGCACCGGCAAGCCCCTGCCCGCGGGCGAGGAGATTGGCTTTAACTTTGGCCAGCACGCCGGCGACTATGTAGGCGATGCGAAGCCGGCCGCAGAGCCCGCCGAGCCAACGCCGCGTGAGGATAAAACTCAGGAAAATCAGGAGCTTGCAAACGCCTGGCGCACCCCTCAGACCCCAGGGAATGAAACGGAGTCCGCGCCGCAGCTGGAGACCCCGGCCGCGCCGGGCCAACCGGCAGAGGTTGACCCGTCCGTGGAGTCTGAGCGCGCCGGGGAGGGCTACTCCGATGCGGCCGCGCCGGAGGCCTCCCGGGAGTACCGCACGGAGGGCTCCGCCCCATCGCAGGCGCCCGCGGATCAAACTTCTCGCGGCGCTAGCGCGCAGGACGCCGAAAATACCCAGGAGATTCCGCGGGTTACGGGTGAGGTTCGCGGCCGCCACCACAAGCCGGAACCGTCCTCCAATGACTGGGCCCCGCCGATCAGCGGCGATACGTCAAAGAATCCATACGCAGCTCATCCAGGTTGGGACCGCTACGGCGACGGTACCGACGCAAAGAAAGACGGCAACGCTCATGACTAA
- the folE gene encoding GTP cyclohydrolase I FolE: MTKKQTHTPGTFDQARAEAAVRELLIAVGEDPDREGLVETPARVARAYAECFAGLYTDPTEVLAKTFAEDHQELVLVRDIPIYSTCEHHLVPFYGKAHIGYIPGKEGHVTGLSKLARLADMYAKRPQVQERLTTQIADALVEKLHAQSVIVVLECEHLCMAMRGIRKPGAMTTTSAVRGGFKKNPASRAEVLSLIRG, from the coding sequence ATGACTAAAAAGCAGACACATACCCCGGGCACCTTCGACCAGGCCCGGGCGGAGGCGGCGGTGCGCGAGCTGCTCATCGCGGTGGGTGAGGACCCGGACCGCGAGGGGCTCGTAGAAACTCCGGCGCGAGTGGCCCGCGCCTACGCGGAATGCTTTGCGGGCCTGTACACGGACCCCACCGAGGTGCTGGCCAAGACCTTTGCCGAGGACCATCAGGAATTGGTATTGGTCCGCGACATTCCCATTTATTCCACGTGTGAGCATCACCTGGTGCCGTTCTACGGTAAGGCCCACATTGGCTACATCCCGGGCAAGGAGGGGCACGTCACCGGCCTGTCCAAGTTGGCGCGCCTGGCGGACATGTACGCCAAGCGCCCGCAGGTGCAGGAGCGCCTGACCACCCAAATCGCTGACGCTTTGGTGGAGAAGCTGCACGCGCAGTCCGTCATCGTGGTTCTCGAGTGTGAGCACCTGTGCATGGCGATGCGCGGCATCCGCAAGCCGGGGGCCATGACCACCACGTCCGCGGTTCGCGGCGGTTTTAAGAAGAATCCGGCCTCCCGTGCGGAGGTGCTCAGCCTCA